Part of the Kordiimonas pumila genome is shown below.
TATTCCAGTTCTTCGGGCTTATATATGCGAGTTTTGTGCCAACCGCTGTTGTTGGTATACGCTGCTGTTTTAATTGCATTATTCTTAATTATGGTTGCAGAAGCGGAATTTGTTGCCGGTAAACCAAGCAGGGCTTGCTCTCTTCAGCAGTTAGGCATAAGTTGTGGCTATGAAAATTACAGGTTCAGGTCCAGTTCAGTCAAAAACGCTCAAGAAGACATCTTCATCTAAGGGGTCTTCTGGTAGTGTTTTTAGTAGTCAGGTGTCGGGTTCGTCTGACTCCACTCCAGCTCAATCTGTCAGGGGGACCTCTGGTATTGCTTCTGTGGATGCGCTTCTTGCATTGCAGGGAGTGACAGATAGTACTGATGGGCGTTCAAAAGGGCTTGCCCGGGCAGAAGAAATGCTGAGCTTGCTTGATGATATTCGAAAAGGGATTCTTCTAGGGGCTATTTCTATGCCTAACCTTAGGAACCTTGCAGACATGGCTCGGAATCAAAAATCTAAAACCGGCGATGACCGATTGAACGAAATTTTAGCTGATATAGAGCTTAGAGCCGAAGTTGAGCTTGCTAAGTACGGTGAATAATTCTCTCTATCATATTATTTTTTCTACTGTTTTTGATGATTAGCTGCAGTTGATGCTTATTCCGCTTGTTTGTTGCGTTTGAAGCCATTATATAACGCCCGAGCTTTTTTTACGTGTTCCGAGGTGTAAGCTCTGAGTGATTATTTTGTTTGGAAGTGGCAATGACACAAACTACAACGGCAATGAAATTACCCGAAGGCTATATGCCATCACCCGACGAAGAATTTATGAATGAACTGCAGCTTGAGTATTTTCGCCAAAAATTAATAGCATGGCGTGAAGATATACTCAGGGAATCTGCAGAAACCCTGCAAAATTTACAACAGGACAATTTGCGCGAGCCAGATATTGCTGACCGTGCATCTTCAGAAACGGATTGGTC
Proteins encoded:
- a CDS encoding flagellar assembly protein FliX: MKITGSGPVQSKTLKKTSSSKGSSGSVFSSQVSGSSDSTPAQSVRGTSGIASVDALLALQGVTDSTDGRSKGLARAEEMLSLLDDIRKGILLGAISMPNLRNLADMARNQKSKTGDDRLNEILADIELRAEVELAKYGE
- the dksA gene encoding RNA polymerase-binding protein DksA, producing MTQTTTAMKLPEGYMPSPDEEFMNELQLEYFRQKLIAWREDILRESAETLQNLQQDNLREPDIADRASSETDWSVELRTRDRQRKLVSKIDSAIRRIDEGEYGYCEVTGEPISLKRLDARPIATMTIEAQEAHERAEKVHRDE